Proteins encoded in a region of the Panicum hallii strain FIL2 chromosome 3, PHallii_v3.1, whole genome shotgun sequence genome:
- the LOC112888157 gene encoding aquaporin SIP1-2, with amino-acid sequence MAMAAALRAAAADAIVTFLWVLCVSTLGASTAAVTSYLKLQGVQYALLVTVSLLSVLLFVFNILCDLLGGASFNPTGVAAFYAAGVTSPSLFAVALRFPAQAAGAVGGALAISELMPAQYKHMLGGPSLKVDPHTGAVAELVLTFVITMAVLWIIVKGPRNPIIKTWMLSISTVCLVLSGAAYTGPSMNPANAFGWAYVNNRHNTWEQFYVYWICPFIGAVLAAWIFRALFLAPPPKPKAKKA; translated from the exons atggcgatggcggcggcgctgcgggcggCTGCCGCGGACGCGATAGTGACGTTCCTGTGGGTGCTGTGCGTCTCCACGCTGGGggcctcgacggcggcggtgacgTCCTACCTGAAGCTGCAGGGCGTCCAGTACGCGCTCCTGGTCACCGTCTCCCTCCTCTCCGTCCTGCTCTTCGTCTTCAACATCCTCTGCGACCTCCTCGGCGGCGCCAGCTTCAACCCCACCGGCGTCGCTGCCTTCTACGCAGCCGGAGTCACCAGCCCCTCCCTCTTCGCCGTCGCGCTCCGGTTCCCGGCGCAG GCCGCCGGCGCTGTGGGCGGCGCTCTTGCCATCTCGGAGCTGATGCCGGCGCAGTACAAGCACATGCTCGGGGGGCCCTCGCTCAAGGTGGATCCCCACACCGGCGCAGTCGCCGAATTAGTGCTCACTTTCGTCATCACCATGGCTGTGCTCTGGATCATCGTCAAGGGCCCCCGCAACCCCATCATCAAGACATGGATGCTTTCCATCTCCACCGTATGCCTCGTCCTCTCCGGCGCAGCCTACACCGGCCCTTCCATGAACCCAGCCAAT GCATTTGGCTGGGCATATGTCAACAATCGTCACAACACTTGGGAGCAGTTCTATGTGTACTGGATATGCCCCTTTATTGGTGCCGTCCTTGCTGCATGGATCTTCAGGGCTTTGTTCCTGGCACCACCACCTAAGCCCAAGGCCAAGAAAGCATGA
- the LOC112886500 gene encoding non-specific lipid-transfer protein 4-like, which yields MRPLVVLGLVLVLAGVALDGADGAGECGRASADRVALRLAPCISAADDPQSTPTSSCCSAVHTIGQSPSCLCAVMLSGTARAAGIKPEVAITIPKRCNMADRPVGYKCGDYTLP from the exons ATGAGGCCGCTCGTTGTGCTTGGTCTGGTCCTTGTGCTTGCAGGGGTCGCGCTGGACGGCGCCGACGGCGCCGGGGAGTGCGGGAGGGCCTCCGCTGACCGGGTGGCGCTGCGGCTGGCGCCGTGCATCTCGGCGGCCGACGACCCGCAGTCGACGCCGACGAGCAGCTGCTGCTCGGCCGTGCACACCATCGGGCAGAGCCCCAGCTGCCTTTGCGCCGTCATGCTGTCCGGCACCGCCAGGGCCGCCGGGATCAAGCCGGAGGTCGCCATCACCATCCCAAAGCGCTGCAACATGGCCGATCGCCCCGTCGGCTACAAGTGCGGAG ACTACACGCTGCCCTGA